One Cellulomonas soli DNA window includes the following coding sequences:
- the tsaD gene encoding tRNA (adenosine(37)-N6)-threonylcarbamoyltransferase complex transferase subunit TsaD: MADPLVLGIETSCDETGVALVRGHDLLVDAVASSVDEHARFGGIIPEIASRAHLEAMVPTIERALATADVTLSQVDAIAVTAGPGLVGPLTVGASAAKALAIGLDKPLYGVNHVIGHAVVDELVDGPFPERVMALVVSGGHSSLLLIDDTVHVTELGSTLDDAAGEAFDKVGRLLGLPYPGGPHIDRLAREGNPEAIRFPRGLTAAKDQAAHAADFSFSGLKTAVARWVEARQDAGQEIPLPDVAASFAEAVADVLTAKTIAACRAHGVDTLVVGGGFSANSQLRDMAAVRCAQAGITLRIPPIRYCTDNGAMIAALGSAVVRRGMAPSALDLPVDSSMPLTRVLV; encoded by the coding sequence ATGGCTGACCCCCTCGTCCTCGGGATCGAGACCTCCTGCGACGAGACGGGTGTCGCCCTCGTCCGGGGCCACGACCTGCTCGTCGACGCCGTCGCCAGCTCGGTCGACGAGCACGCGCGGTTCGGGGGGATCATCCCCGAGATCGCCTCGCGTGCCCACCTCGAGGCCATGGTGCCGACCATCGAGCGCGCGCTCGCCACGGCCGACGTCACGCTGAGCCAGGTCGACGCGATCGCGGTGACCGCCGGACCCGGCCTGGTCGGTCCGCTGACCGTGGGTGCGTCGGCGGCCAAGGCGCTCGCGATCGGCCTGGACAAGCCCCTGTACGGCGTCAACCACGTCATCGGTCACGCCGTGGTCGACGAGCTCGTCGACGGGCCGTTCCCCGAGCGGGTGATGGCGCTCGTCGTCTCCGGCGGCCACTCCTCGCTGCTGCTCATCGACGACACCGTGCACGTCACCGAGCTCGGCTCCACGCTCGACGACGCCGCGGGGGAGGCCTTCGACAAGGTCGGTCGGCTGCTCGGCCTGCCGTACCCCGGCGGCCCGCACATCGACAGGCTCGCACGCGAGGGGAACCCCGAGGCGATCCGGTTCCCGCGCGGCCTGACCGCGGCCAAGGACCAGGCCGCGCACGCCGCGGACTTCTCGTTCTCGGGCCTGAAGACCGCGGTGGCCCGCTGGGTCGAGGCCCGGCAGGACGCCGGGCAGGAGATCCCGCTGCCGGACGTCGCGGCCTCGTTCGCCGAGGCGGTCGCCGACGTACTCACGGCCAAGACCATCGCGGCCTGCCGTGCGCACGGCGTCGACACCCTCGTCGTCGGCGGCGGGTTCTCCGCGAACTCCCAGCTGCGCGACATGGCCGCGGTCCGCTGCGCGCAGGCCGGCATCACCCTGCGCATCCCACCGATCCGGTACTGCACCGACAACGGCGCGATGATCGCCGCGCTCGGCTCGGCCGTCGTGCGGCGGGGCATGGCGCCCTCGGCCCTCGACCTGCCGGTGGACTCCTCGATGCCGCTCACCCGCGTCCTCGTCTGA
- a CDS encoding malonic semialdehyde reductase, with protein MSTDTTVLDGLDFPAPALAVADDVADLLFREARSVHHFTDEEVTDQEIAAVYDLVKWGPTAINIVPLRLLLVRTPEARARLAAHMGEGNRERVLAAPLSIVVAADTRFHTHIPVLMPPYAAMAESLEDNEPTREQMARTNATLQAGYLLVGLRAAGLSVGPMSGMDAAGIDAEFFTENGWKALMVFNVGRTEGSTTPHPRGERLTYQQAALTV; from the coding sequence ATGAGCACCGACACCACCGTCCTCGACGGACTCGACTTCCCCGCCCCTGCGCTCGCCGTCGCCGACGACGTCGCCGACCTGCTGTTCCGTGAAGCGCGCAGCGTGCACCACTTCACGGACGAGGAGGTCACGGACCAGGAGATCGCCGCCGTCTACGACCTCGTCAAGTGGGGCCCCACGGCCATCAACATCGTGCCGCTGCGCCTGCTCCTCGTGCGCACCCCTGAGGCCCGCGCCCGGCTCGCCGCGCACATGGGCGAGGGCAACCGCGAGCGCGTCCTGGCCGCACCCCTGTCGATCGTCGTCGCGGCAGACACCCGCTTCCACACCCACATCCCCGTGCTCATGCCGCCCTACGCCGCGATGGCCGAGTCCCTCGAGGACAACGAGCCCACCCGCGAGCAGATGGCCCGCACCAACGCCACCCTGCAGGCCGGGTACCTGCTCGTCGGGCTGCGCGCCGCAGGCCTGTCCGTCGGACCGATGAGCGGGATGGACGCCGCCGGCATCGACGCGGAGTTCTTCACGGAGAACGGCTGGAAGGCCCTCATGGTGTTCAACGTCGGCCGCACCGAGGGCTCGACCACGCCGCACCCCCGCGGTGAGCGCCTCACCTACCAGCAGGCCGCGCTCACGGTCTGA
- a CDS encoding sulfurtransferase, with the protein MTDPRGTVLVDATTLAALLADEEPPVVLDVRWVLGRTDGHEQYLSGHVPGALYVDLDTELAAPPSPQEGRHPMPALADLEAAARRWGVREGRAVVAYDGIGGMSAARAWWLLRWAGVRDVRLLDGGLPAWQSAGFSLEAGEVTADPGDVVLAAGAMPTLDADGAAQLVGAGTLLDARAGERYAGEVEPVDPKAGHIPGALSAPTTANLDADGRFLPGEALRDRFRALRAEAGAPVAVYCGSGVTAAHEVAALASIGVEASLYPGSWSQWSNDETRPVATGPADGGGA; encoded by the coding sequence ATGACCGACCCGCGCGGAACCGTCCTGGTCGATGCGACCACGCTCGCGGCGTTGCTCGCCGACGAGGAGCCGCCCGTCGTCCTCGACGTGCGCTGGGTGCTGGGCCGCACCGACGGGCATGAGCAGTACCTGTCCGGCCACGTGCCCGGGGCCTTGTACGTCGACCTGGACACCGAGCTGGCAGCCCCGCCGAGCCCGCAGGAGGGACGGCACCCGATGCCGGCGCTCGCGGACCTGGAGGCGGCCGCCCGGCGGTGGGGCGTGCGCGAGGGGCGTGCCGTGGTGGCCTACGACGGGATCGGCGGCATGTCCGCAGCGCGCGCGTGGTGGCTGCTGCGCTGGGCCGGGGTGCGCGACGTGCGCCTGCTCGACGGCGGCCTGCCCGCCTGGCAGTCCGCCGGGTTCTCGCTCGAGGCGGGGGAGGTGACCGCCGACCCGGGTGATGTGGTGCTCGCCGCCGGTGCCATGCCGACGCTCGATGCGGACGGCGCCGCACAGCTGGTCGGTGCGGGCACCCTGCTGGACGCGCGTGCGGGTGAGCGGTACGCGGGGGAGGTCGAGCCGGTCGACCCGAAGGCCGGGCACATCCCGGGCGCCCTGTCGGCGCCGACCACGGCGAACCTCGACGCGGACGGCCGGTTCCTGCCCGGCGAGGCGTTGCGCGACCGCTTCCGGGCGCTGCGCGCCGAGGCGGGTGCGCCGGTCGCGGTGTACTGCGGGTCGGGCGTCACGGCGGCGCACGAGGTCGCTGCGCTCGCCTCGATCGGTGTGGAGGCCTCGCTGTACCCGGGGTCCTGGTCGCAGTGGTCGAACGACGAGACCCGCCCGGTCGCCACGGGTCCCGCCGACGGCGGGGGTGCGTGA
- the rimI gene encoding ribosomal protein S18-alanine N-acetyltransferase produces the protein MTPADGAYPQDVVLRALRVEDVPVLDVLERELFGPAAWSTQSLAEEIVGPGRWYVGAELGGTLVGYAGLWFDGEDAQVMTVGTSEQHQGRGIGRLLLDALVGRARTVGARVVLLEVRVDNEPALRLYTGAGFERLGRRRAYYQPGNVDAWTMRLDLQQADV, from the coding sequence GTGACCCCCGCCGACGGCGCCTACCCGCAGGACGTGGTGCTGCGCGCGCTGCGCGTCGAGGACGTGCCCGTGCTCGACGTCCTTGAGCGTGAGCTGTTCGGCCCGGCAGCCTGGTCGACGCAGTCGCTGGCCGAGGAGATCGTCGGCCCCGGCCGCTGGTACGTGGGCGCCGAGCTGGGCGGCACGCTCGTCGGCTACGCGGGGCTGTGGTTCGACGGCGAGGACGCGCAGGTCATGACCGTGGGCACGAGCGAGCAGCATCAGGGCCGCGGCATCGGACGCCTGCTGCTCGACGCGCTCGTCGGCCGGGCGCGGACCGTCGGTGCCCGGGTCGTCCTGCTCGAGGTGCGGGTCGACAACGAGCCGGCCCTGCGCCTGTACACCGGGGCCGGGTTCGAGCGGCTGGGTCGCCGTCGTGCCTACTACCAGCCCGGGAACGTGGACGCCTGGACGATGCGGCTGGACCTGCAGCAGGCTGACGTCTGA
- the tsaB gene encoding tRNA (adenosine(37)-N6)-threonylcarbamoyltransferase complex dimerization subunit type 1 TsaB, with protein sequence MHLALDTSSAVAVSLVDDAGTVLAARSDEQQRHHAELLAPMVAAVLVDAGVSRTDLASVVVGTGPAPFTGLRVGLVTARTLALSLGIPVRGVPSLDALAMAASRVVPAGTDLLVVTDARRREVYTAGYRAEGPGVVRVTRAPAVGAPADVDQDGAVVVGPGAGLYPDVFDLGSVVPAAVDPAELARLALLRVAAGEPLGTEPLYLRRPDAVPSAARKRVLG encoded by the coding sequence GTGCACCTCGCCCTCGACACCTCCTCCGCGGTCGCCGTCAGCCTGGTCGACGACGCCGGCACGGTGCTCGCAGCCCGCTCCGACGAGCAGCAGCGGCACCACGCCGAGCTGCTCGCCCCGATGGTCGCCGCCGTTCTGGTCGACGCGGGCGTGAGCCGGACGGACCTCGCGTCGGTCGTCGTCGGTACGGGGCCCGCCCCGTTCACGGGGTTGCGCGTGGGCCTGGTGACGGCGCGCACGCTCGCGCTGTCCCTGGGCATCCCGGTTCGGGGCGTGCCGAGCCTGGACGCGTTGGCCATGGCCGCCTCGCGTGTCGTGCCCGCCGGGACGGACCTGCTCGTCGTGACGGACGCGCGCCGCCGCGAGGTCTACACCGCCGGGTACCGCGCCGAGGGGCCCGGGGTCGTGCGGGTGACCCGCGCCCCGGCGGTGGGCGCGCCGGCCGACGTGGACCAGGACGGCGCGGTGGTCGTCGGACCCGGTGCCGGGCTCTACCCGGACGTGTTCGACCTCGGTTCGGTCGTCCCCGCGGCCGTCGACCCGGCCGAGCTGGCGCGGCTCGCCCTGCTGCGGGTCGCGGCCGGCGAACCCCTCGGCACCGAGCCCCTGTACCTGCGTCGACCCGACGCCGTGCCGTCGGCGGCCCGCAAGCGCGTGCTCGGGTGA
- the tsaE gene encoding tRNA (adenosine(37)-N6)-threonylcarbamoyltransferase complex ATPase subunit type 1 TsaE — protein MSAPLQVRLPDAEATRAYGRALAGVLRAGDLVVLTGDLGAGKTTLTQGLGEGLQVRGQVASPTFIIAREHPPLTRADGTRGPALVHVDAYRLGSLDEVDALDLDSSLDESVTVVEWGEGWVEGLAADRLELALRRPRGASDGIGVDEAFAAGEDPSAGERVLVVTPVGARWAGVGLPGQDEVAG, from the coding sequence GTGAGCGCGCCCCTGCAGGTCCGTCTGCCCGATGCGGAGGCGACCCGCGCCTACGGGCGGGCGCTCGCCGGTGTGCTGCGTGCGGGCGACCTCGTCGTGCTCACCGGTGACCTGGGTGCCGGGAAGACGACCCTCACCCAGGGGCTCGGCGAGGGGCTGCAGGTCCGCGGCCAGGTCGCCTCCCCGACGTTCATCATCGCCCGGGAGCACCCGCCGCTGACCCGTGCCGACGGCACCCGCGGTCCGGCGCTCGTGCACGTCGACGCGTACCGGCTCGGCTCGCTCGACGAGGTCGACGCGCTCGACCTGGACTCGAGCCTGGACGAGTCGGTCACGGTCGTCGAGTGGGGCGAGGGCTGGGTGGAGGGGTTGGCGGCCGACCGTCTCGAGCTGGCGCTGCGGCGCCCGCGCGGCGCCTCCGACGGCATCGGCGTCGACGAGGCGTTCGCCGCAGGTGAGGACCCCTCGGCGGGCGAGCGGGTGCTGGTCGTGACGCCGGTCGGTGCGCGCTGGGCGGGCGTCGGGCTGCCCGGCCAGGACGAGGTGGCAGGCTGA
- the alr gene encoding alanine racemase — MYPARAVVDLTAIRDNVRSLATHAPTAQVMAVVKADAYGHGLVSAARAAIAGGATWLGTAQVSEALALRAAGVHDVRVLTWLYAPGAPLREVVEADIDVSVAAGWALEEVAAAARAAGRTARVHLKVDTGLGRNGLTPPQLVELLAPALRAEAEGAVQVVGLWSHLAFADEPEHPAVRAQAEVFADAVRTVESAGIRLEVRHLANSAATLTTPAVHYDLVRPGLAVYGLSPVPQLGGPEAFGLTPAMTLEAELATVKAVPAGHGVSYAHQYVVPQDTVLGVVPLGYSDGIPRHASGDAVRVGGPVQVGGRRLGVAGRVCMDQVVVDLGPGATEQAGDRVVLFGTGADGGPTAQDWALAADTISYEIVTRLGSRVPRVHVGDLGGQESAVDAVGGAGRPSEVGAAQVAG; from the coding sequence ATGTACCCGGCGCGCGCGGTCGTGGACCTGACCGCGATCCGTGACAACGTCCGCAGCCTCGCCACCCATGCGCCGACCGCGCAGGTCATGGCCGTCGTGAAGGCCGACGCCTACGGGCACGGCCTGGTGTCGGCCGCCCGTGCGGCGATCGCCGGCGGGGCGACGTGGTTGGGCACCGCCCAGGTCAGCGAGGCGCTCGCACTGCGGGCGGCCGGCGTGCACGACGTGCGCGTGCTCACCTGGCTCTACGCGCCAGGCGCACCGCTGCGCGAGGTGGTCGAGGCCGACATCGACGTGTCGGTCGCGGCCGGGTGGGCCCTCGAGGAGGTCGCCGCCGCCGCCCGTGCCGCCGGTCGCACCGCCCGTGTGCACCTCAAGGTCGACACCGGGCTCGGGCGCAACGGGCTGACGCCGCCGCAGCTGGTCGAGCTGCTCGCCCCGGCGCTGCGTGCCGAGGCCGAGGGTGCCGTGCAGGTCGTCGGGCTCTGGTCGCACCTGGCGTTCGCGGACGAGCCCGAGCACCCCGCGGTCCGGGCGCAGGCCGAGGTCTTCGCGGACGCGGTCCGCACGGTCGAGTCGGCGGGCATCCGCCTCGAGGTGCGTCATCTGGCCAACTCGGCGGCCACGCTCACGACACCGGCCGTGCACTACGACCTGGTTCGGCCCGGGCTGGCGGTCTACGGGTTGTCGCCGGTGCCACAGCTGGGCGGGCCCGAGGCATTCGGGCTCACGCCGGCGATGACGCTCGAGGCCGAGCTGGCGACGGTCAAGGCGGTCCCTGCCGGGCACGGCGTCTCGTACGCGCACCAGTACGTCGTCCCCCAGGACACCGTGCTCGGGGTCGTGCCGCTCGGCTACTCCGACGGCATCCCACGGCACGCGTCCGGTGACGCGGTGCGGGTGGGCGGGCCGGTGCAGGTCGGCGGCCGACGGCTGGGCGTGGCGGGGCGCGTGTGCATGGACCAGGTCGTCGTCGACCTCGGCCCTGGTGCCACGGAGCAGGCCGGCGACCGCGTCGTGCTGTTCGGCACCGGCGCCGACGGCGGGCCCACCGCGCAGGACTGGGCCCTCGCGGCCGACACCATCAGCTACGAGATCGTCACCCGGCTCGGCTCGCGCGTGCCGCGCGTGCACGTCGGCGACCTCGGGGGCCAGGAGTCGGCCGTTGACGCGGTCGGCGGCGCGGGTCGGCCGTCCGAGGTCGGCGCCGCACAGGTCGCCGGGTGA
- a CDS encoding nucleoside/nucleotide kinase family protein has protein sequence MTLDDHLGARVDALLQAARGDGRRRLLGLVGAPGAGKSTLAAQIARYRPLDVVVVPMDGFHLAQTELERLGRADRKGAPDTFDAAGYVALLRRLRAADPGETVYAPEYRRDLRNGVAGAIAVPPDVPLVVTEGNYLLLDRDGFTPVAGLLDESWFVAPDDRVRLARLVARHVEFGKEPHTAHAWAHGPDEDNARLVVATAARADVVVHRT, from the coding sequence ATGACCCTCGACGATCACCTGGGGGCACGCGTCGACGCGCTCCTGCAGGCCGCCCGCGGTGACGGGCGCCGACGCCTCCTCGGCCTGGTCGGTGCGCCCGGCGCCGGCAAGTCCACGCTCGCGGCCCAGATCGCGCGGTACCGACCGCTCGACGTCGTGGTCGTCCCGATGGACGGGTTCCATCTCGCGCAGACCGAGCTCGAGCGGCTCGGTCGGGCCGACCGCAAGGGGGCGCCCGACACGTTCGACGCGGCCGGGTACGTGGCACTGCTGCGCCGGCTGCGCGCAGCCGACCCGGGCGAGACGGTGTACGCGCCCGAGTACCGCCGCGACCTGCGCAACGGTGTCGCCGGGGCCATCGCCGTACCGCCGGACGTGCCGCTCGTCGTGACCGAGGGCAACTACCTGCTGCTCGACCGCGACGGGTTCACCCCGGTGGCGGGCCTGCTCGACGAGTCCTGGTTCGTCGCGCCCGACGACCGGGTTCGCCTGGCCCGGTTGGTGGCACGGCACGTGGAGTTCGGCAAGGAGCCGCACACCGCGCACGCGTGGGCGCACGGGCCCGACGAGGACAACGCCCGGCTGGTCGTCGCGACCGCTGCGCGCGCGGACGTCGTCGTCCACCGGACCTGA
- a CDS encoding bifunctional ADP-dependent NAD(P)H-hydrate dehydratase/NAD(P)H-hydrate epimerase, whose protein sequence is MLLSWTSAVVRSAEEPLLAAGVPLMERAAFALHGQVLRVLRARRGRVRGARVVVLVGSGNNGGDALHAGALLARRGVQVTAVTCAARAHAGGLAAARSAGARVVSLVAGGGDGGRGVPTTTVEAAAGAAAGADVVLDGLLGIGASGTGARGPAGALVEALRQTPRSPHGPVVVAVDVPSGIGVDDGTCGGAVLPADLTVTFGGAKPGLLLPPADACAGDVVVVDIGLDLAAARPAVARLAPEDVAALWPVPDRHSHKYARGVLGVVAGTPRYPGAAVLCAGAAVLAGVGMVRFVPDAPTGRVDPGDELPPHGDGGPLAAAVLAARPEVVVGQGRVQAWVLGPGVDPHDHARRRTLTDALDAAVSDGLPAVVDAGALDQLPPRVGPQVVLTPHAGELARLLRARGEPVERAQVEAEPLRHARRAHELTGATVLLKGPTTVVVGAGGAVYAQADGPAWLATAGSGDVLAGILGALLAGRSQEVADDPGLVAALAAAAALVHGRAAHLANPGGPVTASAVAEALPATVAAVLGANGGARAAVAERRGRR, encoded by the coding sequence GTGCTGCTGTCGTGGACGTCCGCCGTCGTGCGGTCCGCCGAGGAACCCCTGCTCGCCGCGGGTGTGCCGCTCATGGAGCGTGCCGCCTTCGCCCTGCACGGGCAGGTGCTGCGGGTGCTGCGTGCCCGCCGCGGACGGGTCCGGGGCGCGCGCGTGGTCGTGCTCGTCGGGTCGGGGAACAACGGCGGTGATGCGCTGCACGCCGGAGCCCTGCTGGCGCGGCGCGGGGTGCAGGTCACGGCCGTGACCTGCGCAGCACGCGCGCACGCCGGAGGGCTGGCCGCTGCGCGCTCGGCCGGTGCCCGTGTCGTCTCGCTGGTGGCGGGCGGCGGTGATGGTGGGCGAGGCGTGCCGACGACGACCGTCGAGGCGGCCGCCGGTGCGGCCGCAGGTGCGGACGTCGTGCTGGACGGGCTGCTCGGCATCGGCGCGTCGGGCACGGGTGCGCGTGGTCCGGCCGGCGCCCTCGTCGAGGCCCTGCGGCAGACGCCACGGTCGCCGCACGGCCCGGTCGTGGTGGCGGTCGACGTGCCGTCCGGCATCGGGGTGGACGACGGCACGTGCGGCGGTGCCGTGCTGCCCGCCGACCTCACCGTGACGTTCGGGGGGGCGAAGCCGGGCCTGCTCCTGCCACCTGCGGACGCGTGCGCGGGCGACGTCGTGGTCGTCGACATCGGCCTCGACCTCGCCGCGGCGCGCCCGGCGGTCGCCCGGCTCGCGCCGGAGGACGTCGCTGCGCTCTGGCCGGTGCCGGACCGTCACTCGCACAAGTACGCGCGCGGGGTGCTCGGTGTCGTCGCGGGCACCCCGCGGTACCCGGGGGCGGCGGTCCTGTGCGCCGGTGCCGCGGTGCTGGCGGGCGTCGGCATGGTGCGCTTCGTCCCCGACGCACCGACGGGTCGGGTTGACCCGGGCGACGAGCTGCCGCCGCACGGTGACGGCGGGCCGCTGGCGGCGGCGGTCCTGGCCGCGCGGCCCGAGGTGGTCGTGGGCCAGGGCAGGGTCCAGGCGTGGGTCCTCGGGCCCGGGGTCGACCCGCACGACCACGCACGACGGCGCACGCTCACCGACGCGCTGGACGCGGCCGTCAGCGACGGGCTGCCCGCGGTCGTCGATGCCGGTGCGCTCGACCAGCTGCCGCCCCGGGTCGGGCCGCAGGTGGTGCTGACACCGCACGCGGGTGAGCTGGCCCGGCTGCTGCGGGCCCGGGGCGAGCCGGTCGAGCGGGCGCAGGTCGAGGCGGAGCCGCTGCGGCACGCCCGCCGCGCTCACGAGCTCACCGGAGCGACCGTGCTGCTCAAGGGCCCCACGACGGTCGTCGTCGGGGCGGGCGGTGCCGTCTACGCCCAGGCCGACGGGCCGGCGTGGCTCGCGACGGCCGGTTCCGGTGATGTGCTCGCGGGCATCCTGGGCGCACTGCTCGCGGGTCGTTCCCAGGAGGTCGCGGACGACCCTGGACTCGTGGCGGCGCTCGCGGCCGCGGCGGCACTCGTGCACGGCCGGGCCGCCCACCTGGCCAACCCGGGCGGCCCGGTCACCGCGTCGGCGGTCGCCGAGGCGCTGCCCGCGACCGTCGCGGCCGTCCTGGGGGCGAACGGTGGAGCCCGCGCTGCCGTCGCGGAGCGGCGGGGCCGGCGATGA
- a CDS encoding LLM class F420-dependent oxidoreductase, producing MRFGLFIPQGWRQDLTGIEPRDHWSVMHGLAAHADDGDAFDSIWVYDHFHAVPEPNGEATHEAWSLINAYAASTRRVKLGQMCTCMAYRNPAYLAKVAATADIISGGRVQMGIGAGWYEHEWRAYGYGFPRAGERLAMLDEGVQILEHLWRDGVATFHGEHYQVEGAQLAPLPLQVGGPPLWIAGGGERKTLRIAAEHAAFTNFDGTPEGFAHKSQVLRTHCEELGRPFEEITRSANYNVVIGADQGEVDDRLAWLEAHYARTVPERAAGMVDDLRRGPLVGTPEQVVDTLRSLEALGMTYAIANFAEAAYDRSGIELFEREVVPALR from the coding sequence ATGCGCTTCGGACTCTTCATCCCTCAGGGGTGGCGGCAGGACCTCACCGGCATCGAACCCCGCGACCACTGGTCGGTCATGCACGGCCTCGCCGCCCACGCCGACGACGGCGACGCCTTCGACTCGATCTGGGTGTACGACCACTTCCATGCCGTGCCCGAGCCGAACGGTGAGGCCACGCACGAGGCGTGGAGCCTCATCAACGCGTACGCGGCCAGCACCCGCCGCGTGAAGCTGGGCCAGATGTGCACCTGCATGGCCTACCGGAACCCGGCGTACCTGGCGAAGGTGGCCGCGACCGCGGACATCATCTCGGGCGGCCGCGTGCAGATGGGCATCGGTGCCGGCTGGTACGAGCACGAGTGGCGCGCCTACGGCTACGGGTTCCCGCGGGCCGGCGAACGCCTCGCGATGCTCGACGAGGGCGTGCAGATCCTCGAGCACCTGTGGCGGGACGGGGTCGCCACGTTCCACGGCGAGCACTACCAGGTGGAGGGCGCCCAGCTCGCGCCCCTGCCGTTGCAGGTCGGCGGCCCTCCGCTGTGGATCGCCGGCGGCGGCGAGCGCAAGACCCTGCGCATCGCGGCGGAGCACGCGGCGTTCACCAACTTCGACGGCACGCCCGAGGGCTTCGCCCACAAGTCGCAGGTGCTCCGCACCCACTGCGAGGAGCTGGGTCGACCGTTCGAGGAGATCACCCGCTCGGCCAACTACAACGTGGTCATCGGCGCGGACCAGGGGGAGGTGGACGACCGCCTCGCCTGGCTCGAGGCGCACTACGCCCGCACGGTCCCCGAGCGCGCGGCGGGCATGGTCGACGACCTGCGCCGGGGGCCGCTCGTCGGCACGCCCGAGCAGGTCGTCGACACGCTGCGCTCGCTCGAGGCGCTCGGCATGACGTACGCGATCGCCAACTTCGCCGAGGCGGCCTACGACCGCTCCGGCATCGAGCTGTTCGAGCGCGAGGTCGTCCCCGCGCTGCGCTGA
- a CDS encoding holo-ACP synthase, which translates to MIVGVGIDVVDVARFVATLQRAPGLRVRLFTPEERAMPDTSLAARFAAKEAIAKALGAPAGMSWQDATVRRVVGAQPVVEVTGTVQAVADSLGVSRFHLSISHDAGIASAVVVAERD; encoded by the coding sequence GTGATCGTCGGCGTCGGGATCGACGTCGTCGACGTCGCCCGGTTCGTGGCGACCCTGCAGCGGGCACCGGGCCTGCGGGTCCGGCTGTTCACGCCCGAGGAGCGGGCCATGCCCGACACCTCGCTGGCGGCGCGGTTCGCCGCCAAGGAGGCCATCGCCAAGGCGCTGGGTGCGCCCGCCGGGATGAGCTGGCAGGACGCGACGGTGCGCCGCGTCGTCGGCGCCCAGCCGGTCGTCGAGGTGACCGGCACCGTGCAGGCGGTGGCGGACTCCCTCGGCGTGAGCCGGTTCCACCTGTCGATCTCGCACGACGCCGGGATCGCCTCGGCGGTCGTGGTCGCCGAACGGGACTGA